Proteins encoded in a region of the Cytobacillus pseudoceanisediminis genome:
- the asnB gene encoding asparagine synthase (glutamine-hydrolyzing) produces the protein MCGFIGCVHEKAQNYRDADKEQFQNMNDIITHRGPDDSGYYFDDHIQFGFRRLSIIDIESGHQPLTYENERYWIIFNGEIYNYVELREELLKAGLSFETSSDTEVIIALYSHMKEKAVEKLRGMFAFVIWDKQEQSLYGARDPFGIKPFFYYDKGDRTFFGSEKKSILLALQNDVLNYDSLQHYLTYQFVPEPNTMSEGIHKLEPGHYFTKKIGAQMDIKRYWKAAFHPVQKSEADFTKEIRDVLFDSVKMHMRADVPVGSFLSGGIDSSIIASIAKEFHPAIKTFSVGFERNGFSEVDVAKETAEKLGVENISYIITPEEYMNEIPRIMWHMDDPLADPACVPLYFVAREARKHVTVVLSGEGADELFGGYNIYREPQSLEVFNKIPAIGKKLLRMIANMMPEGMKGKSFIERGVTPMEERYIGNAKMFTEQEKRSLLHVYKDSLNYTDITKPLYEESRGYDPVDRMQYIDIHTWMRGDILLKADKMTMAHSLELRVPFLDKEVFEVASKIPTSLKTANGTTKYILRKAAEGVVPDHVLNRKKLGFPVPIRHWLKDEMNEWAKNIIRESSTDHLINKDYVLQLLEDHCQDKADNSRKIWTVLMFMVWHQVYVEKKYSFEKEYLLNKDLQPLKG, from the coding sequence TGATTCAGGATACTATTTTGATGACCATATTCAATTCGGCTTCCGCCGGCTGAGCATTATCGATATCGAAAGCGGACACCAGCCGCTGACATACGAGAATGAGCGTTATTGGATTATCTTTAATGGTGAAATCTATAACTATGTGGAACTTCGTGAAGAACTTCTCAAAGCTGGATTAAGCTTTGAAACAAGCTCCGATACAGAAGTCATAATTGCCCTTTACAGCCATATGAAAGAAAAGGCTGTTGAAAAATTGCGCGGTATGTTTGCGTTTGTCATTTGGGATAAACAGGAACAGTCTCTATATGGAGCCAGAGATCCATTTGGGATTAAGCCTTTCTTTTATTACGATAAGGGAGACCGCACGTTCTTTGGATCAGAGAAGAAGAGCATTCTTTTGGCTCTTCAAAATGATGTATTAAACTATGACTCCCTCCAGCATTATCTGACCTATCAGTTTGTGCCTGAGCCAAACACGATGTCAGAGGGAATCCATAAGCTTGAGCCTGGCCATTATTTTACTAAAAAAATTGGTGCTCAAATGGATATTAAGCGATATTGGAAAGCTGCTTTCCATCCAGTGCAGAAGTCAGAAGCTGATTTCACGAAAGAAATTAGAGATGTTTTGTTCGACTCAGTCAAAATGCATATGCGTGCCGATGTTCCGGTAGGTTCATTTCTTTCAGGCGGAATAGATTCTTCCATCATTGCTTCCATTGCGAAAGAATTCCATCCTGCTATTAAAACATTCTCCGTCGGGTTTGAACGCAATGGCTTCAGCGAGGTGGATGTAGCGAAAGAAACAGCGGAAAAGCTGGGTGTCGAAAACATCAGCTACATCATAACTCCTGAGGAATACATGAATGAGATTCCGAGAATCATGTGGCATATGGACGATCCGCTTGCTGACCCGGCTTGTGTGCCCCTTTATTTTGTAGCAAGAGAAGCACGCAAGCATGTAACGGTTGTACTTTCAGGTGAGGGCGCTGATGAGCTATTTGGCGGCTATAATATTTACCGTGAACCACAATCCCTGGAAGTCTTCAATAAAATTCCTGCCATCGGCAAAAAGCTTCTACGCATGATTGCAAACATGATGCCAGAGGGAATGAAGGGGAAAAGCTTTATCGAACGCGGTGTAACACCAATGGAAGAGCGCTACATTGGAAATGCAAAAATGTTTACAGAGCAAGAGAAGCGCAGCCTGCTTCATGTATATAAAGACAGCTTAAATTATACGGATATCACTAAACCGCTATATGAAGAAAGCCGGGGCTATGATCCGGTTGACCGCATGCAGTATATCGATATTCATACGTGGATGCGCGGAGACATTCTATTGAAAGCGGACAAAATGACGATGGCTCATTCTCTCGAGCTTCGTGTTCCGTTCCTTGATAAAGAAGTGTTTGAAGTGGCTTCCAAAATTCCGACCAGCCTGAAAACGGCCAATGGAACTACGAAGTATATTCTTCGCAAAGCTGCTGAAGGAGTCGTTCCAGACCATGTGCTGAACCGCAAGAAGCTTGGATTCCCTGTGCCAATCCGCCACTGGCTGAAAGACGAGATGAATGAATGGGCGAAAAATATCATTCGTGAAAGCAGCACAGATCATCTAATTAATAAAGATTACGTACTGCAGCTGCTAGAAGACCATTGTCAGGATAAAGCGGACAATAGCCGCAAAATCTGGACAGTTCTTATGTTCATGGTTTGGCATCAGGTATATGTGGAGAAAAAGTATTCTTTTGAGAAAGAGTATTTGTTAAATAAAGACTTGCAGCCGCTTAAAGGCTAA